Part of the Sylvia atricapilla isolate bSylAtr1 chromosome 1, bSylAtr1.pri, whole genome shotgun sequence genome, CATTTGTCTTGGTATGAACAAGTAAAATTTCACCACTTGTGAGATAGGTAAGCTCTTCATGTCCAAGACATGTTCCCCATATTGGGAAATAATCTCCTTTATCGTTAGcctacaaaataaaagcaacaacagaaagaaacattaaTGAACATGTACAGAAAAGAGACTGACAAGAATTTTCTActctttttactttcttttgcaTAGGTAAGAAGTATAACTACTAGAGTAGTATGAATTGCTACCACAGGAACAATAACAGCTCAACCGCAATTGAAATAAGCACAGATTCCCTTAGAGTCTCTCCTAAAATATGAAGGCTAAAGGATATATATGTGTTTTGAAGCAGCAAACTGAGCCTAACATGGATACTGATTTGACTGTTTTGTTCTACAAGTAATGTTGAGAGCATCCTAAACAGAAACCACAAAATGGGAACACTTCTCTAAAAAAAGCAGTCATGAGAAGGGACACAGAACAGTCTGTCACCATTTTGAGGCAAAGCATACTTGTTACAATTCACATTTTTCTACAGAGCACGCTATGATCACATAGCAAAGGGACCTTTGCAATGTCTGTGCCCACCTAAGTGTATTAAGAAAACATGAACCCTGCTACTAGCATAGCTATGGTCTTACATGACACACCTGTATGATTGTTTAACTAGCAGATTTAGACCTCTGCtccagaaagacaaaatgtaCATTTAAGCAACATTAAAAAGTGGCAGTCgttttcaaaagaataaaaactggCAGGTCAGTGTGAAAACAatatgaaaaaaggaaaaaaaggaaacaaaaaactaaGAACACAACTAGTTTCTTGTGACCTAACTAAGCATGGTGTATACATGCAAtggaaatctgcatttttaaacgGTTTACACCTGATGGTAAGCATATGTTGGAGACTGGGATGTTTCAGAACTCCTGTTTTTGTGAGATCTAACTAGTTTTTCTTAACTTGTTTCTAAACATTTCTAAGTTATGCATATCACCACACACACAAttccaaggagctgctgctcaaagCCATTTTGGGGAAAGCTAAAATGACAGGCTCAGAATAATAATGTTCCCCTACTGCATTACTGATGGTATGGTAATAAAAGCCCACAGAGCTACTTCTTCtcacagcaaaacaaggaaGATGTGCAGAAAGAAGGCTGCTAGGACTGCAGAGTCTTCATGACCACCTATAATGTATAATGAGGCACAGAACTTACATGAAAGAGACAGTAGAGCTGCAAGTGAGGACTAAAACTACTGAAGGcaaaatttttttgtaaagctttaaaagtttaaaaaacttttaaactACAGTTTAAAACCAATTACAACAGAAACATAAAGATTTTGTGCAGcccttccttttttaaaaataaactagaGCCTGGAGGCTAACCATGTATTAAAACAACACTCAAGacatcacattttaaaaactaatttaagagctggaaaacagtatttcattTAGAGTTTTGCCTAACTAGTAAAATTCTACTGACTTGAATGGGGTTTAGCATTTCATATTCTCTATTCATATTAAAGCAGAGCCAGATCAAAGTAATTTCTCATTGTGAACACTTGCAAATGAAAAGGTCCCCTCACGTGctagaaaaagataaaattcagtCACTGTGTACTTCTAAAGATACTCTTGACTATTGTAGATTACCTTACATAAGTAGAACTAGCACTATTTTATAGCGGTAATTAAGATTTGAAAGATGAAGAtcaaaacacaaacagcaaagaaaaaaatcctcctttgtTAGCAAGGGTTACTACCTAGGATAAactgaatattattttctgcctttcagtcATTGGTAGTACACACATCAGCTAATACACCTGTCTCTCTGATCGTAAAGTGACACAGGCAATTCAGTTTGTCACTGTGAAATGTCAACATAATTTCATAATTGTACAACAAACCACAGGAAAGCCTCGCCCCAGTGCTGAATACCAaggcacaggctgcagttcacacagtgagcagctccagagagacAAATGAAATTGTCTCACATAAAAAGTGAGACAGTCTTTGCAAGACTCACCACAAATAAAGACagacaaaagaataaaaacattgGTGCCATGGGGACTGAAGAGTAAAGGGAGCTCAACGACTGAATTGCAGCAGCTGACTGGTCCTGTGTGCACCTGTCCACTGACTGCACTTTCCTTGCCTGCTGTTGGAAAgtcagcagcaaaggcagaacAGCAATTCCCCTCATTGCCAAGttcacacagaatcacaaagCCTCAGGTACAATGAATAAACAATACCATTCTCATATGAAGAACTTTGGAGTTTAAGACCATAACACAACATATAACAGGAGTGTTTTAAGTCTGAATCTTAAGCTATTAATGAAGAAGTTTTATGCAGAAGCAAGAAATAAGCTACCTATTTTTCAGTTAACCCATTGAATGACAGTGCAAATCTATGAAAAATATGAACCTGTCATTTTGATCTCAGAACAGTGATAACAAGAACCAGCTGCTCCTTAGTAATTACCTCCAAGGCCTTGtggtaaaatattttagcaacCCTTGAATACTCTGAAGTCTTAAGATCCACACCACCTCCTGGAAGAAGTACCCTGAAAGGCAACATCCAATAATATGATTAGCAACAGTGATCAACCTGTTGATCAATCAACTTGGACAATGTACTCGGAGAAATGTCTGATAGCAGTTTTAAGGGTATGATTTAGGTCTAGGTTTCAGAAATCTACAGACAGGCATCTATGCTCCCATTATGGACAGCAAGGATCTAGTCAGGAGAGTCACTGGAGGTTCAAATAGGTTTTCCAGAGCAGACACCTGAGTGGTGGGTAGGTTGAACAGCCCTGTCAGCTCCACTGACTGCACTGGCTAGCATTCCTTTAATTACATGAGTTTGGACAGCTAGAGCACAGGCAGACAGCTAAGCTTAGGTGTTTCAGTCTTTAACTTAATCAGAATGTTCTTAGTGTTCTCCTACTGAAGAATGGTTACACTATCACAAAGTATAGATCAACCCTAATGCAACATATGGAAGaagaaagtaaacagaaaatacaaaaaccaCAGATTTCAGCTGGTATGCAAAAGGGTTGCAAGCCATGACTGTCATTTCCTATCCTGACTCCCAGCTAGCTCTCGCTACCACTTTAAAATTCCAGCCCAAATCTCAATTCATTCTGGtcagtttcagaaaaaataaaattgtggcCCTGGCATAGTGACCTTCTTATTGGAGACAACAAAGATCAAAAAGTGCCTATCAAAAAGTAAGAAAAGTGACCATAACCTTTGGTCACACAGGATTCCAGAGAGCTAAGGAAGACAGCCTCAGGGACAATTTCATAGAAATAGTGCACAAGCTTTTCCCACCACAAAATATAATCAGGAATGGCAATTCTCCGTGTGGCTCCCCAAACCCAAAAAGGAAACccaccacagaagaaaaagatgcagCACAGTCTAGCAGAAAATTCACATGGACACACGATGACATGGAAAATATTCATGTACCATCAGAAACAGTAACATGAAATAAAGGAAGCCTCTTATGGCTATAAGTGAACAGTGCCTTCAGAACCAACAAAACTGGATGTGTGAGCATTCCTTAACCCCCTGCTGCAGAACCTCAACTCGATTTACCCCAGTCACATTCATTAGCTGTTTCTTTACTGAAAGAGCTGTAGGATTTCCTCTACATTTCTGAACTCCAAAAGTGGCAATCTACATCAGTGAGATACTAACAAGCAGTTAGAAACAAATAATACCTCAAATGATCCCAAGCATATGTAGAACAAGTATGCATTTGAACCCTTGTGAccaggttttcttttaaagtgaaTAATGCACAGGCTCATGTAAAACTTATCAATTATTTGGTGAAAAACAGtattcagaaaaatacaaaaaattttaCTTCCCAGTGTCGACATTGAAAATTAATACAGCTGAAGGTATTTTCAAAACAGGCCAGATTATAGCTTTTTTTAGGGATCTAATTAGATAAATAAGGAAGTGGTGGAAAATTCACCTATTCAAACTGTAACCTGGACTATACTAATTAGGAAATCTGATTGTCATTTTTGCTaatgcaaaaaggaaataacCCATTAAGTAGCAATGATAATGGCCTGCCATTGTCATAAGCAGATTGAAATGCAACCACGTGTATTTCAGTATCACTGCCTGGTTAGAGCTGATGATTCCCACTGGGGCATTTCAATGGCTTGCTCAGGAGTACATTCCTAAAATTATGTCTTTACAATTTCATGTTTCTAAGAAGGCGAGATTATTTTATAGCATTTAATAGTAAGCAATTTGCAACTTCAAAGAACAATATGAAAAATCAATGTTATCTCCTCCTTATTCTGAATTTCCACAGAATGAAAGTCATTCCCTCCAGAGCTCCTTTTTGTTACTTACACACAGTTTTATTGTGGAAGCCAAGAGGTGACAGTGGAAGGCCACAGAAGCAAATACAGACCATTTTCCCTCACCTACATAACACAAACTCAACTGACCTCTGACTGCAAGGACAGAAGGACAAAGAGAGTGGATCTACTTGCCAAACACTTTCTTCTGCATTGATGTAGGTGGGGAGGTAGAAACAATGAGAGACCCCACTGGTGGAAAGCCCTTTTGGCTTTCACCAAAGTGAAGCTGGTAGCCAtgagaaagggaggaaattattcatttttgtctccagcagcacacagcagagaaaagcatcaCTGTCTTATGTTTGCTTATAGCACAAGAGTGCAAAGATCCACGTCTTAGTGTCCAGGGCGTGTTGAAGTAGGAGGACAATGCACTCCCCAAACAGCCAAAGGTCTAAACCTGCAAGGTCTAATGATTAACATTCTAGTCATATGCATAAGCTTAACAAATGTATTAATGTTTTAAGATGCTCATCTCATGACCACAAGTAGCCAAATCACATGCTCTGGCCCCACACACCACCAAGGCTGTGAAGAGTAGCATCAGCTGATTTTACTCTTCTGAAGCACACTTTCAGCacaaggctaaaaaaaaaaccataaaaggTTTTGACTTTCTTTAGTCTGCAATAAAATCTGTTAGGCAAGATTACATTATCCAACATTtgaaaaggaagaacagaagaGCGGCCAGCTGCCACAGATACCCCGAAAACCAGGAAGTTTTTCTAACAAAGACCTAAGACACAGAATCACAACAGATAAGACAGACAATTCAAGTAGTAAGAGAAAGAGCATACATGGAGAAAAGAGTAAAAGAGACTGGAAATCAGAAACTTTTATAAGAGATGAGATATGAAAAGGactgaaagagggaagaaagggtAGAAACAGGGGTGAAATATCAAGCAAGTGCTATTAAACATCAAAATGAAGGTGACGGCTCAAataaggaagacagaaaaattaacaaagagGAAGTCAAGTATCTCACTTGCAAAATTGCTCATAACTATAATGCTACTTCTCCCTGTCTGCAGACAAGCACAAGGGAATGGCAAGATGAGCCTTGGCACTGTTGCAGATTATCTGATGTGTTCCTcaaggaaggaaaggcagcacACCAAGACTGGATGAAATAATTGTGTCttagaatatattttcatgtctgcagtgcccagcacaacCTCTCAGTAGTAGAAAAAATGTTCTTGACAACACAGCAACTCAAAAACAGAACCGTTATGCCTTTCAACAGAAAATCAGTGCTCAAGACTTACCCATTAATAGAGTGGAATATTTTATCATATTCTTCATCTGTAAGATTTAATCTGAAATACCAAAAAATAGTTATAGAATACATATGACGTAGAAATATTTGACCATGAAAATATCATCTCTATTGAACAGAAATGTATGACAcagaaaatatacaaatatgaaaatatgcaCAAAAGGCATGCTTTAAACAGAGTAAAATGGACACAAATCGAATGAAGCATTTCACTTGAAACAGCTCAGTCCACAAGACTGAAAAAAGGGCCCTGTCAGGTAGTGTTCCTGGTGAGGTACTCGGAGACCCTTTTGCAAGCCACTTGAAAAATTTACTATTTACATGAATGGCATGGTTATCATTTCCTGCAGACCGGCAACTCCGGTTTCAACTGACTCCAagaagggcagagctgcaaaCAGTGGGTCACACCCatgcacccccagcctccttGCCAGCGTGGCAGCAcgaaaagcagaaaaggccttgcCTCTGttgtaagccctgctcagcaataacaaaaacatctctatatCATCAACCCAGTGCTCAAGCATGAATCCAAAACACACCCCCACACCAGCTACTGCGAAGAAgattaactctaccccagccaaaaccagcacagatgGCCACAATTTTGCAGAACTGATATGCTGGGTGTAAGTGAAAGCGTTCAGCCTTGCTGCAAGTAACTTAATTGTCAAAATTAGAAGCATCCATTCATCGGTGAAGCTTCTGGTTGTCAAACATTCTGAAAGATCCAGCAACTACGTGAGGAATGCTGGCTTCTAATTCGGGCACTTAAGTGGTGCTCTTATTAAACTGTGTGGATAcatcctattttatttttctgcagctgtattCGCCTTGTTTTTAAGTACTGAAATTTATCATTTTATCATGAGGTTTCAGTGCACTTAATATTTTATAGCGAAGCACTGGTATGAAGTACTGTCAGCAATACTTACCCTGCTACTTTTTACAACACAACCAAAATACAAGGTGATAATAACCCATAGTTTGAACAGAACTggacttctgttttctgaaaggaGTACTGATAACCTTCCTTGATTCCCTCAATTCCAGGGctacagaatgtgaaaaaatgtATATGTGTGTTTGTGGGGCACTACACTGTACACTGAATATAGCTAACTTCAAAAACCATGCATGCAAACTACAAAAGACACTTTTACtggttaaaagaaaaacagaatttttcaaagaaagacGAGTAACGTAAGTATTAAAAAGTACATGTTCCACTCTGCTTTTATTCCAGTTTCTGAAACTCTCTGAGAATTGTGGCATCTTCAAATGATCTTTGAGGTGCAATGAACATTCAGACAAGCAGCAGAACTACCTTCTGTGCCTCTAAAATGGTACATACCTTTCACAATGCAATTATTATGCACTccaaaggataaaaaaaaaaatgtaccttATTGGCACAGCTCGAGCACCGGCAGATTCCACAAATTTCACATATGAAGCTGCAATATAAGATCTTCCAAAGCGCTGGTACTCATCGAAGTGACATTCCTGTGACAATATCCCTGACGGGcccaaggaagaaaattagcATCATACAAATGGCAAATGCtacacactgaaagaaaagtcACAAAACCACTTAATCCACTTGGTTGGTAAAGACGTCTGAGATGAAATCCAGCCTACAAATGAACACCACCACATCAACTAGACCATGAAAcaagtgccacgtccagtctttccttaaatgCCTCCAAGGAcggtgactccatcacctccctggtCAGCCCATTACAGTATCTAATCACTCGTTCTGtgaggaaattcttcctaatgtctaacCTAAACCGCCCCTAGGTACCTTAAGACtctgtcctcttgtcctgttgctagCTGCCGAGAAGAGAccgacccccacctggctacaacctccaCTGAGGCAATTGTGCAGAACGGTAAGGTGACCCCTGAGCCTTTCCTCCTGCCCAAACACCCCAGCGggttcctcagctgctcctcctaaGACTCGTGCTCCTaccaattaattaattaatctccCATTTCCGACATGCCAGCTTGCAGCGATACATTCAATGCCCAGAGGAACTGCGGGCGCCGAGACAACGGGGCATCAATGACGGCGCCCCGTCACAAGGCACGGCATAAACACACATTACCTGACTAAGCCTCGGCTTCCCTGCTGCGATTGCTCAGCCCTGCACCTTCTCTCAAGCAACCCtgattttcagagaaaacacGTACAGCGAACCATGTACATGCTAACAGCGAAACCAAACCCGGCCAAAGCCGCAGCAGACGTGTCCCCCGCCCGGCGGGGCCGAGGCGAGAGCGCGGCGGCCCCTTACCGATGATGGGTCTGTCATTGCGCCCCGCCGCGAGGTCGCGCCGCGCCAGGGAGGCGGCGGAGCCGCAGCGCAGCAGCACCAGGACGAGCGCGGCTGCCGCCACAGGACCGAGCCCTGACAGGCGCCCCATGGCCACAGCCCACGGCTCAGCAcggcccggctcagcccggctcggcacggctcggcacggctcgcCCGCGGGCACGGCTGCcgcctgggctgggctgggctgggctgggccgggcgcCCGCCCCTCGCACGCAGCCGCCGGGCCGCCCGCAGCGCGGGCCGCCGGGAAATGTAGTCCCGGCAGCGGGCTGAGCCCGCCGGACACCGCTCCCGCCGCGCCTCCTGCTTCCCGGGGAAAGCGGCGCTCGTGATGCTGGCCTGgaacagactggacagagctagagagaataaagtagatatttattgaaaggcctttaaggatacaccttgggcagtccaagagcctgaccagggctatACCCAaagtggacccaaaatggtGACAAAGTGGATGACCACCTACAAAGTTTCacatttttgtaagttttggtctatttgcataaTAGGTTTAATTGTTCAATTACACCTgcaggttatgaagtcccatccttcttgttttctctcttcagtccaccattgTTCACGCTTTTCGGTCCAAAAACTTGTAACcgttgtccttggtctccatccaggaaaggatttgttttgtcggcctactctgtgaagagagttACTAACACTTAATACGAGGCTCGGATCTACAGCCCTAGGCAGCACggaatctgaaaaacatgaaggCTTAAATTTAAGGCATCACTTGTATCAGAGACAGACAAGGCTGGTTCGGCCAGAAaggttttattaattaaaacatgtgctaatacattaaaaaagagagaaatctttAAAAGATTTGTGCATTACATCGTGCTTACAGTCAGTAGTAAATTATATTTGCACCATTTAACaggaactttatttttttagaggCACTCccaatgttttcaaaaataaggCACTTAGGgatatttgttttgttggctGCTGCTCAAAGCTGCAACATCACCACGTATCATACTATCTCCACTATTCATTATGTAAATGTTCCAATTAGCTTGTGTCCTTATTATGAGCAGCAATGGCAATTAAGAGTTCCCACCTCCTATATAATATGTAAGCACgaaaaaaattaacagttcaggaaaaaaataactgcacTTAGTGCTCCAACTGTTGAGTTATGCAAACACGCTACTACTTAATAACAGGATCGGGTATTTTGGAAGACATTTAAGACTTTATATTCATAGAGCTGGTGAAGTccaaataaagattaaaaagcCCCAGCCAAATATGCATGTACATATGCAATCAAATGAGGTTTCTGCTACATAAACCAGTAGCAATCAGAGATTGGTTTCATaggaaaagtttaaattttCTTGTTCACTGAAATATGGTTCATTCCTTTGTGCAATTTACATTCACAGATTAAAATTGAAGGTAATATAAAGACAATAGCTTCGGTTCTCCAGCTGGTGAATTACTTGGAACTTGAGTTACACACTTGAGCAATTGCCAGATACCTGACTACTTAAGTCTATTTTCTTATAAAGAAGAATTTGCGGTTCATCGAACTCCTCTTTTTAAGGAACTTTTGTATCACAAAATAGTTCAATCTGAGAAAAAGACATAtatatgaaatacattttcatagaatcatataTCTGAAAAAGGTTTCTTTAAATTTAGGCCCCATATCAAAAATactttgaaggagaaaaatgaaaaaaggcaCTTGAGGAAATtcagaaactggaagaaaagaaaaatagttgtCAGTTTTGAAAGGATTTCTGGCATTGATCTTACCACACCAGAAGTAACTACAACCAACATGTACTCTCATGGGTCTTTCATGGATGTTCCTCTTGCTAAAAAGAATAGTTTCCAATGACTCTTACGATAACGCCTTACTAATCATAATCTAAAGTAAGACATTTCTAAAAGGATAGTTTCAGTTCTCTCCCCTATGCCTATATACCATCCCAATGTCCTAAAGATTACAAAACAACTCAAGTTATAATTTCTAGCTACCTGagataaaagcattttttatgcatttatttatagGAAAATTCATATGGAATGCTTAAAGATATAGTGCTTATGCAAAAACAAGAGAGTTAAGAACTGGGTAAATGAGCTCTAGGAGTTGGTGCACTTAGAGATTTTAGGAGAAAGCtgagagaaaagtaaaataatggTTGAGATTACTAAATACAGGGGATTGAAGCATGATACTGCTCACACATACATGATATGTAGTGTGAGTGATAGCTTTCACACATGCAGTATTCATATGTCAACAATGCctgttcaaaacaaaacaaaaaccttttaTCGGTAAGtatggagggttttttttaatatatcccTACAGAAATAAAGACGTAGTCTCACTggaaattaaaagtaatttctttcagtGCCCAGCAGCAAATAGACTGGCAAGTTGTCAATTACtatactgaaaattaaattacgATACCAAGCATCTCCTATGCTGAGGTCCAAAGTGACTTCAAAGCACCCTTAAAATATACAACAGATATTTCTAAAGTTCAGATCTGCAAAGCTTAACCTACTTTACCCCTTGAAACAAACTGATAATGCAAGCAGCCAAAAACTTTTGACCTCTTTAGTCCTCAACACTAGGGATTAAAGGATAATAATCTGAGTTGCTTATAGTTGTCCATAGACAACACCactttcaagaaagaaaataagaattttcaGGATTGTTCTGACTCTTTTACCAGTTCCTCCTCCTGATTCACACTGTCCTTTGAAGAATATGTAGGTGGTGTTTTCTCCATAAAACTTGAAGGTTACTCTGTTAATTAGCACAAAAAGGGAAGTTGCACAAGCAGCACAAAGAGTAACACAAATGTCTCACTATTGCTGACTAATTTTCAATTTGACACAAACTAACAAAACAtcattttttccctgagaatCAATCCAAAAAGCAGCCTCTTCACTCCCTGTAAATTAATTAGCCCTGTAGTCTTGTATTTGCAACAAACTGCCATATTCACAgtctgttctttgttttgtatCCTATTGTCTTGACAAGCCAAGATACAAGAGCTAAGCGTAAGGTTCTGGACTGTATTATTACAGATGAGTTGTCTACAAAGATCTAGCAGCAGCAATATCAAGCTTATATCCAATGCACTTCTCAGCTTTCTGGCCTACAAGTTACTCAAACAGTGCAAAAAAATACGTAAAATTCATTAATCTCTTCAGACATACAAACTGATAGACTCCAGTTAGTATAAAAGTGCAGCCAATATAACATTCAGTGAGTGCCCTGCAAACACACACTGGTTTCATCAATGATGGAAGTTTTCATATTAAACTTGTTTCCAACTCCAGTGTTCAGGAATTGATAAAATACTCTATTAAGGTTATATTCCTAGGCAACCAGAGAAATGCTCTGAAGATAATCTGAAGATGCCATTATGAAGTCAGTCCATTCCTTGGCCAGTTCTTCAATGGAGACTTCCTCCCCTCCATATTCCTGTGGGAGAATGCTGGCAGGGAAGTGTTCGGTCAGGCTCTGCAAGTAGTTATTTCCATGCATGAACACctaaaccaaaataataaaagcatttaCTTGGTTATGAATGCTAGACTATTGAGTTAGAACAGGCAGCAAAGCATCTCAGTGCAAGAGCTGGACCCACCAGCTTGGTTTAGTTAAGTGTATTTGTTCATAATGAGTTCCTTAAAAGGAGGAACTACCCTTGTGATTTTCCCCTAGGTGCTCAAACTCTGTCCTGTTCTGAATCTGAAGGCTGGTGAAGGATGGGTTCCAACCAGAGCATTTTATATAGCTGTGTTTTGTATCCTATTGTCTTGACAGGACACAGGATGAGCACAGGAGCCAAAACTAACTACACACTTGTTCCAGACTGGTTTAGCAATGCTGATGATAGTAAACACTACATCCAAACTGCTAAACTAAGCTAAACCATGAGAAGACTGGTGATTTGTTTTGTCATGTGCCTTGTACTTGCCCTTCAGTCATTTCCAAGAAAAGAGCCATGTCTGGCTCATGGCCATTACTATCTGGTCCTGgcacatgtattttaaaacaagattaTGTAGTATGTATGTAGGTTCAGACAGGTGTCAAGGAAGATACTCAACAGAATCTATGTATCAGCTCTTATCTTTCAGTTCCAACTGGAATTAGATTCTGGACTATACCACTTTAACCCCCGCAATACTGTAGGTTGGTTCTTCTCCTCTTGCTTTATTGTACCTATTCCGAAGCCTTGTTCATTGCTTCCAGTCTGATACTTTTCTAGGATCTACTGTCCTGGTGTGCAGTGGCTATTGCAAATGCCCACGGTCCATGTGCTGAGAAAAGGAGGCTTCAGAATGGGAATAGCAATAGGCAGGGCTGCTTATTTTGTACCTTAGTCCTCCTGTTACCACTTCACTTCTGTGCCAGCTGAAAACTCTAATATTTTTCCTATGCTGCTATAAATCATAGTCCTTGGCATGCTTTTGCATCCAAATACAAATCTATTTGCAGATCTGTAACTGCAAAACTATTTAAAGCAGCTAAGGagcaat contains:
- the GGH gene encoding gamma-glutamyl hydrolase translates to MGRLSGLGPVAAAALVLVLLRCGSAASLARRDLAAGRNDRPIIGILSQECHFDEYQRFGRSYIAASYVKFVESAGARAVPIRLNLTDEEYDKIFHSINGVLLPGGGVDLKTSEYSRVAKIFYHKALEANDKGDYFPIWGTCLGHEELTYLTSGEILLVHTKTNGFSLPLNFTSAAKQSKMFRNFPDDVLHALATEPLTSNFHVWSLSMENFTNNEKLRNFYNVLTTNTDDEVEFISTMEAYKYPIYGMQWHPEKNPFEWKDSPGIPHSPSAVRAAYYMADFFVNEARKSMHHFSSEEEETKELIYNYNPVYTGTFSAFQQTYFFD